GTAAATAAAACCATCACAGccattattattaattacttcattatcatttaatatattatttcattaGCCATGTCTCTTCCACTTGCAGCAGCCCACTTCTTCTTTATTCCCTTCCGGCTCACTTAAGCCCATACCTTCATTGCCTAGGCTTCTTTTCGATCCCCAACTTCCCCGAATCACTTCATCAGcttcccctttctctctctttctcacacaGCACACTTCACgccccttccttctcttcctcgTGCCAACACCACCTCacaacccctctctctctctcttatcaccTCTCCCTTCTCTGCCTTGTGTAGCAGCAAATCTCACAACCACCATAGATCGACTGAAGATAATGCCTACATAAACACTCTCTCTTCCGAAACTTAAGGTGGGAAAACCAGACCCTGCGATCAAGCTCCTCGGGAAGACGATCCTGGTGGTTGGGACTCCGACCAACAGCTCCATAAACTATTATGAAGCTTAAGGTGGGAAAAATTAATGGGTCGGTCTTAGCTAGGGCTTGGTTCGGAGAATTTATTGACTTCGAATGCTAGGTTAGTTTTGTTTGTAGATGATGGTTAGGGGTTTTTCTTTGGATCTGCATTGGTTTCATGCATATGCATACTGAAACACCCTCTCTTCTCTTTTCTATGTTTGTGGGTTTTTTAGGTTTTCTTGGCTCGAGTGGTTCGTGACTTTGTTTATTTCTGGTTTGGTTTCTAATAGGTTTCAAGTGTTTAGATCTGATGTTCCTAAGGTCATTCTCGACCCTTAAATCATCAACATTTTCTACCCAAAGATCTGGGTTTCTCAGTGACCACTAGGGGTGAGTCGATCCGATCTCGGGAGGTTTTgtggaccggaccagacctaTTTGGTCTAGGATTTTCCCACCCTAGACCGGACTAAACAGCCTAAGGACAGTCCGTTCGGttcgacctttttttttttaaatcgattaataaaaaaattatttaaaatactaaattaaaattaagtgacttattagatgaaaattacataataaattttacaattattaatatatactagaattttatgttatagttatacattaaagaatataatacattgatctaaatataaatagttatagacttagtACCAGTACTATAGCtaataactatactagtagtattactaatatactatatgttagtgataaattGGTAATACactactaatattatattaaataatactctacgtagttatagtgatttaatactaacatattaagttaactatactaatactattataaatttatacatatattataatttatactgTAACtgttataatatgttaatatcttaatatttactagtactatatattataattatacattaaagaatataatacttatgtaatattgtgatatattaataagtaattatatacaattatttaaataaataataaaataatttatattttttttaattttcatttggtCCGGTCTGGTTCCCGGTGAAAAATCCTTAGACTGGGGACCATTCATTCGGTCCTATATAATTTGGACCGGACCAATTCGGTCGGTTTCTCCGGTTTTGGACCGGCCGAATCTCACCTCTAGTGACCACTTTTGGTTTTGCTTTTGCATCAactatcattcttaaaatataatcttCAGTAGCCTTtgctttttcacttttatttttctctcttatcaCTCTGGTGTGGTTTTGCTTTGAAtatttcagtttttcttttgcCCTTCAAATGGTAATTTTGGTTATTGTCgtattttttagttttccaaATGTTTAGGTAACTTGGTTTGGTAACGGCTACTTGACTCTGTTTCAAACAATGAAAACATCATCTAAACTTGTTTCCCAAATACTCTTAATAGCCACACATCATCTATATTTTAGTTTCTCTGAAACTTGCATggtcattttatattttagtttcttATTGAGCTTGTTATATGTTCTGTTGATTATGAGCCGGCATGTCATGCATTTGAGACTTTTTTTCAAACAACGAAAATATCATCTATACTTGTTTCCTAGATACTCTTAATAGCCACACATCATCTATATTTTAGTTTCCTAGAAGCTTGCAtgatcattttatattttagtttcttatttggcatgttatatgttatgttgATTATGAGGCATGTAATGCATTTGAGACTTTTTTTCAAACAACCAAAACATCATCTATTCTTGTGAATACTCTACtgatatattttgtgtgggaccTATGACTGCGTGGAAAGCAATCTAAAGGAAGAACAAATgaacctaaaaaagaaaaatttattcgAGTCTGCACATCATATATCTACAATAATCTATGAATCTTTAAGTTTTATGTCTTTAAGTTTTATGATTCATTTATGGTATCAGTTACTTCATTTCTTAGGATTATAAACAAACGTGTAATGCATAGATAGACTATATATACCATAAACATACAAAAGGTAGTTAGACTCACctgtttaatttttctttaaacttCAGCACCTCCACACCCGGTAAACAGTTGAATGTAGAAAATACAGTGGCCTAGCCTCACTTTATTTGAGAGATAAagtgagcaaaaaagaaagtgaaagaaagaaaactgcATGCATGTCttcagtttcttttttaatgtaaaaaacTGCTTGCCAGTTTATTCGGTTGCTTTCGCGTTTTAAGTTAACTATTGCACCACTTGCCATTCGGTTAACTACTATTAGGTTGCCATTCGAGAATTGCATGCACCGCTTGACACTTTGTAAAGAAAGTGTGTCCAAATGACATAATaggattaaaatataaataattagtgtACCTATTGAAGAGAATGCAAGTGtaaaattaagatagaaataatCTGTAAAATAATATCGGCATTTTTAATATTGTCAACACCATTACATGTATGAGAATTTAAGTAATCAACACACATAACCACTGCTTGACTTCGCATTTAATGGTTTGCTGCTTTGTATGGTGTAGAAATGAAACTTGGCTTTGCAATTAAGCCGAATAGTGCGGGCTGAATGCAAGTCAtcaattaaaaacttttttatataattaaatagattcATAATGTTCACTCTTTGTTAAGATCTGATGATTAACATTAAGTCAtaccacttattttttatatgagttattttattttcaaactgaTATGTAGAGCACATCATCctaatcaattaaataataatattttatttataagattaatattttaaaatttatcttttaaataaaattatgttacgtAAACAATGTGTAGCAtagaagtatttttatttatcttattattcaaatttgtaTGAAACGCCATTTGaaagttttaaataattgaagGTGTAAGAGTCAATATTGGACATTGAAGTACAAAAATTGTGAAATGTGTATgagcactagcattggactcatcaaatgagtccaatcttcaaaatttgatgattttggcTTTAAAATTCTGGCATTGGATTCACTATATGCTCAAATGTTAAGCTTTTAGTTACAGTatattcatcttcatcttcaaatttgaagactcactattcacactctataactattattttatttatttaaattattgtttcctaattttgagccacaatatatttaagttaggaaataataatttaaatatcaaattaaattattaattaaaatatagttagtgtaattgtaaaatatgaaaaaaataaattaaaaatattattattaataaaataatattatattattattttgatgaatccaatagctaatccaatgtgaggttATGGATAgagatgttttttatttatgaaaaatatatatttttcatcaaattttgaatatgaaaatgatgaattcaATACTAATGTTCTTAGGTAGTAGGTGGAAACATATTTACCGATCTTGAATGGAAAACGCTGCTCTTCCTGCTATGGGCTACCGCTaggttaagtattttttttaataatattgtgaatttttttaaaaaatataaatataaaaaaatacatgtaaaaaaaaaaccaaaataaaaacaagaaaaatgaacaaaCGGGAGCCCTAGCGTGCGGTCTCTGTATAGCCACCCATCTTGAATATTAAAGCACTTGTTTAGAAAGAAAGAGCTCACCAAACGGTGACTAATTTAACTGATGTTTTTCACGATTCTATTGATGGGTAGGCTTTTTtagggaaacaaaaaaaaaaatggaacttgGGAAAGTGTTGCAtgcccattttattttcaaggggTAGACAATGACATTGACTGAAAATTTAAGAGTACGCACATGACACAAGTGATCTAGATGGGAGGCTTCGCTAACATTCAATTAACACCGTTGTTTACTTTACAGGAAAAGGAGATCTCAGCGGCTAGCTACCTATATATCTAGCTCTATATGGAAAGAATTACAAACGAATATGTTCAAAAACACGACTAGCATGATGTCATGAAAACTATATATgtctgaaaaatgaaagaaaaatactttttggacgaagaagtttgaaaagaataaaaacccAACCCATGCATGATCCATCTGGTTTTAGAATCGTATTGGTATCTTACGCATCGTCAAAGGAATACGAGATAGAGAATGAGGGATTTTCACTTGTTACATGTATATGGACTCGTCCCCATTCGCCGCTAACGCGTAATTTCCGCGCTAGAATCAATTCGAACATACCATGCATGTAGGCCCACCATATATAGTCCCACGCGAATAACTCTTCGTAATCAAACATTTCACGTTCCTCCCACTGAAATCAACCTTGACATATGTTTATTATATGATCTTCTCCGAGTCCTAGTCTAGTTCGTACCAAACTTCCCAAtctgtttatttcttttcacGTTGGTCCACTTAATGACCTATAAACAAATCCCAGTCTTAATACGAACTTTTGCAGATTCTGTTGCGCTCAAAAGGCGACTCAGTTATAGAATTCTTGTTCCTCCCTTTCTCCACCAAATGGCTAGCTAGTGGTGGCGGACCATTCTTCACCAGCTTTATATGCCTTTCAAGTCTCCATTCTTCTTTATCTACCTATATATGCCATTCAGCTCTCAAATACATTTTGTCATCTTCGATCCAAACCCTTTGTATTCTGAATTAAAGCCATTCCTAGCCATGGGGTCGAGCCCAAAGAGCCTACAGGCTATACTAGCTGCTCCAGGGGTCAGGGGTAAGAGGATTACAACCATATCAAAAGGTGGGCTGAGcgatttcatgcagtccattgcTTTTAGCAAGCAAGAGTCAAGAGAACCCTTTTACGTGCTTGATTTAGGTGCAGTCATGAGTCTCATGGACAAGTGGACACGGGCCCTCCCAGTGGTTCGACCTTACTATGCCGTCAAGTGCAACCCAGACCCGGCTTTCCTCGGCGCCATGGCGGCACTAGGGTCGAGTTTTGACTGCGCAAGTCGAGCCGAGATGGAGGCTGTATTGTTACTTGGGGTTTCTCCCGATCGCATTATTTTTGCCAACCCTTGTAAAGCGGAGTCCCACATCAAGTATGCTGCAAGTGTTGGTGTTAACCTAACAACTTTCGATTCGAGAGACGAGATCGAGAAGATTCGAAAATGGCACCCGAAATGTGCTTTGCTTATTCGGATCAAGGCTCCGGATGACGGTGGAGCACGCTGTCCATTGGGCCCAAAGTACGGTGCACTTCCGGAAGAAGTCGCTCCACTCCTCCAAGCCGCTCTCTCTGCACGACTCACCGTCACCGGTGTCTCTTTCCACATCGGAAGTGGGGCCAAAGATTCGCGTGCTTACCATCGAGCCATAGCGGCGGCTAAAACAACTTTTGAGACAGCTACTCGGCTTGGCATGCCTCGAATGCGGGTGCTGAATATTGGCGGTGGTTTCACAGCCAACCCGCAATTTAACGAAGCGGCTTCAGCTGTGAATGGCGCACTGCAATCATATTTCGTCAGTGATCCAGGCTTATCCATCATGGCAGAACCGGGGAGATTCTTCGCAGAGTCAGCTTTCACGCTAGCCACAAACATCATCGGAAAGCGCGTCAGAGGCGAGCTGAGAGAGTACTGGATCAACGATGGGATTTACGGATCCATGAACTGCATCCTATACGACCATGCAACCGTGACATGCACGCCTCTAGCATGCACGTCCAACCGTGCAAACCCCACGTGGAAGGGAGACAGGACCTACAGCTCAACCGTTTTTGGGCCCACGTGCGATGCGCTTGACACGGTTTTGAAGGCTCACCAGCTACCGGAACTTCAGGTCAACGACTGGCTTGTGTTTCCCAATATGGGTGCTTATACGGCGGCTGCTGGGTCCAACTTCAATGGGTTCAGTACATCCGCCATTTTGACGTACTTGGCCTACTCCAATCCAAGCTAGAGTAAAGGCTTTCGGCTTTCCCCGTTGGCTTTTTGTCCACCTTAAATGTATtaatactaattaaattatctctttctatgaaaaatctaataaattatttgGCATCTGTTTCATTCTCTCTGTACTAGAGGCATGCATGCCGATTTTTACGAGATAcggtgagttaaaattaaagataaaaataaaataaattattattaaaaaatatattttttaatattatttttatttctaaattaaaaaaaattaaattatttattttatttcgtataaaaatttaaaaaaattataataattagatgagatgagatgaattgaaaaaagttataaaaacaaattgagtCGAAACTATTTCattgataatataaaatgagaaatgatttgtacaaattccaaatagacaagtctcatacaagcctttgtaaaaaattagacctcactttaaaaaagtgtaaaaaaaattatcatttattagtgagatctgttattttataaaaaacttgtatgagatttgtctatttgaaatttatatttagcattattcatataaaataagaatgtgttctttaaatttttttgaaggagATTATATTCCGTACAACCCTCGATATTGGatataaagtatttaaaaaacgAAAAATAAATCTTGTGCTACTGGCTATCCTTGTACGGTAATAAAATCCAACACAAaagatagtatatataattagaatatgaataatgatatgcttattaaTTCTTACtatgagtttattattttttattttctttttaatggttaagtaactattagtgaaattttatagtttttaattttttcttaatgattaagaatgttaaaaaaatacttaaaaaaaatttgaatatactataaataaataaattgatggtaaaaagtaataagcctatcattattcttaagATATTTTCGAAACCATTGaaagtataaataaattatttaaaaaaagaaaaataaatcttgTGGTACTAGCTATACGAATCTTGTTCACAGTTAAAAGTCcatacatttatttttgttaaaaatttatattgaaGGCATGCATGGAGGGGATCTAATTAGCTAGCTCCACCAATTTGTTCATGGAACTAGATTGAGGTTTCGTTTGGAATATGAACtactctcaacttatctcaactcatcattataacttttttaaatttcaacacaaaatataataaacaattcaactttttcaaattctaaaataataataatattaaaaaataatattctaacaatattttatcatctcaactcaactcaactcaactcatttcaacatctaaactcACCCTGAATCTTCAGATAAAATTTGAACACAAAAACTCATCGATCTAAAGAACCCCCATTATTAGAGTGCAAACAATTAAGAccctgtttggattcagaatcgatctcaattcattttatctatttattataacatttctaaattttcatataaaatataataatcaattcaacatttttaaatttcaaaacaataataatattaaaaaataatattttaaaaatattttattcaattttcatctcaacttatatcttcttaactcactattcaaacctcaCATAAGACTctgaaaatatcaaataattaactatttatatatttaatgtacCATATATATAGTTGTCAGATTTTGGGACACGAACATGATTTGAATATTCTGCTGCGAAGCAATTAAGCACAAAGGCAACAATTAACTGTGAACTTTCCAACACGACGATTACAGGCTCCGATCCTTTGTGTTTTTGTGGGTTatataaaataggaaaatgatgtaTGCAGGAGATTTCGGGCAGGGAATGCGCATGAACGATCTACGTGGCAAAGGAAACGGTGTGTTTTGCACAAACCTTAGTTTTGTTCCAGCAAGCTTTTCCTCCATCTCAATCTCAGTTCCTCTCTGAAAGCTTCCCCAGGTCTCGCACAAATCTACTTCATGTTTTCAGTTCCATCTCCCTCAAAGTTTCTCTTCCATCTAACTCGCTCCAAAGATTCTCTAGGTCGATATGGCCAATTTTCTGAACATTGTCCAGTTTTATGAAATAAACCCACCATTCTCCTCTCCGAAGATTCCCCATGAGTTTCTGAACATTGCTCAGTTTTCATCGTTAAGGTTACggcataaaaaaatagaaaaatcatgaaaaaatcGTTGAAGaatgagatttaaatttgatttgttgGGATTTCATGGATGGAATGGATTTTTCCTATTAATGTTATCAAATGAGCTGATAGTTCACCTTTTACAGAAATTAAACTTAAGAATTACGTCTCAAAAAACGTACAATGTTATAAAATTGAGATTCATGAACGTCCTTCCCTCCCTTATTACAAAAATCTGCaacacatcaaatcaaatcCATGGTTAGCTTCTGATCTGTCTTCATCGGCTTTCAGAATGTTTCACTTTCTTAGGGTGGTTTGTATTCGGAAGtcatttcaaatcatctcaactcatcgcactactatttattactatttatcaactttaactcacaaattttactattatttacaacccatctcactactattcacaactcatctcaacttatcttcaaatccaaacgacaccttacTCTTTCCACtcaaaaagtacaaaaataaaaaataaaaataaacaatccgCACTTTTCTTAAAtcaaccagaaaaaaaaaaatcaaaagaaaaaataccacCAGGAAATACTACCAGATATGCTGACTACATGAATGAGGGAGACAAACGGGCAGGGAACGACAAAGCACTCTCAGTTCCATTTGTGTTTTGTGCGTTTCACTctcagttttgttttttgtttcaacCTCAGTTCCGTTTCAGcttcgattttttattttttatttttatttctttaattataattgacatagaataaaatattcttttctgCGCAAGTACTTCTGCCCAAACTTTCCTGCCAATAGAAGAACTGTATAAAGCATGGGGTGCCATGTGgttaatttgaataatttataatcCAGGtcatcttctatttttcttcaccTCGTcccaaataattaatatatatttaatttacgtCAAAAGAATTgcttcattattattataagaggCCATAAAATCAGAGTTTGGATCTTCTCAGTTCATAAGtaaacccaaaaaaagaacATTCAATTGGTTACTGAGcatgaataattaattattagttaaCCCAAGAAGAGGAATTTTGCAAGCTCGCAATTTTTGAAAGCTAGTGACCCAAAAACATCCGTATATACGTCACCAATGATCGCATTGGTGAATATTCCTGTcaacaaaacaattaattaGAAGATGTGGTAATTCATGCCGTGCAATTAAAacatttttgacatttttttattatataataagagaaaattttatttaccgTCTCTACTTGACCGCTATAGTATATcgttttgacaatttttttttatatagtaattaagaaagtgattttaaatgtattgatatattttttttttaaatattaaaatatattaaaaaaataaaaaaataaaaataaaaaataaaataaaaacacaaaaactaacTAACGGTATAAACAAGCGGTGCTACTCAGGAggcagagtagcaccactcATATAATAATCATGATTCATGGCACATATTTGCACGAGATCATCATGCATGATCTAACATCTACGACGGAGATGGAGAAAAAAAACCTAACGTAAATGCGTGTCAAAAAGGATCAAAAgatttgttgaaaaaattaacattttaacGTAATTAATGCATGCtgctaaaattaaaaaatgacaaataaagtaactcattataaacaaaaagcaaaataactaaaaatattcataagTCTTTTAATTAACAGCCCTCCCTTTATCCCCACCATTAATATAGTTACATGATATTtaacatgtaaaaaaattaatataaataattaatttctcaATCCTGTGATCAATAGTACTACTCAAGAATACAGCTGAAGTGGTGATTCAATCCATCACATGAGTTCATGGGATGgcattatatcatatatatgagatgttttgagtaaaatatttttgtttacgctacaaaattatttattttttatttctaaaaagtCATTGCTTGTTGTCGTATGATTAATACGATCgaaaaatgatttgtgcaaCGTTCAAATCTTGTACAATTTCTGTTAGAAAATAACTCTTGTAAAAACGCCTAGTTTTTAGTGATTGATCTCACTTGTTTTTATACTACGTTTAGAGTTACAAGTCAAATCccttttaagattttatagaGCATCTTACAGGGGCCTCAAATTGATATAGAAACGCCGGAAAGAGACAATTTGTACACAAATTCTCGGAGAAGTGTGAACTTTTATCGGCTGttcatgtttttctttcatGGCTTGTagatttgtaattattttgttaagaCACATGAGAGCTAGCTGCTGCGTTCGACACTAGCTTGACACATATCATCACTCCTTGTTTGTTTGTATTGATTAAAGCTATATGCGAGtactcaagaaaaaagaatattgtCCGATtggtgaatatatatatgattttcttgGAAACATGGCCACAACTTGCCCTTGAATAATTCACATTTGCAGAAGAAAAATGCATGGCTGCCGTTCGTGGCTGGTTTATCACCTCAACATGCATATGCATGGGGGAAATACCTGTCATGAAATGCTAGCTCCCAAGTAAACACGTACGATCATATAAATGAAAAACCTCCCATGAATTCAAGGCCAAATTAAGAATAACTTCACAAAAACTAAACGGGTGTTTCAACTTTGTTCTCCCATTTTCTCATGCACAACTTTATCCTTCACTAACTTGGCATACTTCTTAGTTCTCGCATTTCCACCTCACATCAGAAAATTCAAGCCACGTCATGGGATAACATCCAGCCTAGCCAGTAGCAACAACCCCTTCACCCATAAATCATTCCCATTCGTTATATATCCGACCACAGATCCATCCACCAATTCGTACCACACAAAATCAACTTTACTTCTGCTCACTCTATTTAAAATCCAGCGGCCTCTTCTCTGCCCCTTTTGATATCCTCCAACTTCCGACACAAACAAAAACATAGAGAAAAACCATAAAACTACATATCCATGGCCTCTGCAGCTGTGCCATCCCATCATTCACCGGCCTAAAAGTGGCCGGTGCAGCCAAAGTCGGTGGCACTGCTAAAGTATCAGCCTCTCCAGTCCCAAGGCTCAGCGTTAAGGCCTCACTCAAGGATGTGGGTGTTACTGTTGCAGCCACGGCAGCAATGCAATGGCTTTAGAGGTCTTGCTTGGTGGTGATGACGGGTTATTTGGCTTTCGTTCCTAACAGTTTCAGCATGAGCGCAGGGGAGAAGATAGTGTTCAAGAACAATGCCGGTTTCCCCCACAACATTATATTCGACGAGGATGAGGTTCCCAGCGGTGTTGACGCGGGGAAGATCTCCATGTCTGAGGAGGACCTCCTCAATGCCCCTGGAGGTATACGCAGTGACCTTGATTGACAAGGGTAGCTAGCTACTCGTTCTATTGTTCCCCTCGCCAGGGAGCTGCTTTGGTGGGATAATTGACCGTACTCAATTAAAGTACAAGAAAGGCATATCTctcttgtacttttttttttttttggaaaggtATTAAAGCTTAGTAATCGATGTTGAGAAGTGACGGAATACATGTGGTGAAACTTGTTTTTGCAATTTCTTCACGTGAGATATTGTTAGATTTGTGGTGCATGTCCATAAGGAGCCCtgcttttgactttttttttcagACAAGTTAGAATGTAAGAAATATGGAAGCTATAAGAATGCAGATCAGTAGATGAAATTATGTGAAGAAATAGATAGGCAGATCAGTGGATAATGCAATGTAAATTTGACTCTAACCAATtgattttgagttaaaattgGAAGATAAATTTGTACAATCATCTGAAGTTCAtcaacatttttataaaaaaatttaatacctAGGAACATGCAACATTATCAAGGATTGGATATATGCATGTGGCCAGAAGCCATTATATGGAAGTGGATGAAAAAGTCGCCAACAAACTGCTTTAtataggtgtatatatatattatttcattagATTAAAGAATTTCGATCTCCAAAATTGAAGAACAGGATCACAGCAAAGA
This genomic interval from Juglans microcarpa x Juglans regia isolate MS1-56 chromosome 4D, Jm3101_v1.0, whole genome shotgun sequence contains the following:
- the LOC121260661 gene encoding ornithine decarboxylase-like encodes the protein MPFKSPFFFIYLYMPFSSQIHFVIFDPNPLYSELKPFLAMGSSPKSLQAILAAPGVRGKRITTISKGGLSDFMQSIAFSKQESREPFYVLDLGAVMSLMDKWTRALPVVRPYYAVKCNPDPAFLGAMAALGSSFDCASRAEMEAVLLLGVSPDRIIFANPCKAESHIKYAASVGVNLTTFDSRDEIEKIRKWHPKCALLIRIKAPDDGGARCPLGPKYGALPEEVAPLLQAALSARLTVTGVSFHIGSGAKDSRAYHRAIAAAKTTFETATRLGMPRMRVLNIGGGFTANPQFNEAASAVNGALQSYFVSDPGLSIMAEPGRFFAESAFTLATNIIGKRVRGELREYWINDGIYGSMNCILYDHATVTCTPLACTSNRANPTWKGDRTYSSTVFGPTCDALDTVLKAHQLPELQVNDWLVFPNMGAYTAAAGSNFNGFSTSAILTYLAYSNPS